In Bacteroidales bacterium, the genomic stretch TTACAACAGGGCTTTATAATTTATTTTGTGGTTTTGAAAGCGGCATTTCCGACACATCCGGAAGAAACAATTCTTTTTTCGGATACAGAACGGGTTACAATAATTTATCAGGTAATAATAATACTTTCCTGGGAGATTCCAGCGGATTCGGCAATACTACAGGCTCGAGCAATTTATTTGCAGGCAAAAACAGCGGTATATCAAATACAACCGGAGGCTTTAACACATTTTTGGGTTACGAAAGCGGATTTTCAAATACAACCGGTATAAATAACACTTTTATCGGCAGTCAGTCCGGACAATTAGCAATAAGCGGTAATTATAATGTTTTTAACGGTTTTAATGCAGGAAGAAATCATAATTCAGGCGATAATAATGTTTATATAGGATATGAAGCAGGAAGCGGGGGGTTATCCGGAAATGAAGACGGGGTTAACAATGTGTTTGTAGGCACAGAAAGCGGAACAAACAATACCTCGGGTATTTATAATACATTTTTAGGATATCGAACAGGTTTTAATAACACATCCGGAGGTCATAACATATTTCTTGGTTATCAAAGCGGACTAAATAACAGTTCCGGCTGGACAAATATATTTATAGGAAGTTGGGCCGGAATGGGAAATCAAACCGGAAGTGATAATGTATATATCGGAGGTACAAGCGGAGCTAATAATACACACGGATTAAGAAATACTTATTTAGGATTTTACTCCGGTGCAACAGCAACAGGCACTGATAATGTTTTTATCGGATACGAAGCCGGAAGACTGGAAGCAGGCTCTAACAAGCTGTTTGTCAGCAATACAGCAACAACAACTCCGTTAATATATGGCGATTTCAGCAGTAATTATTTAAGAATACACGGTTCTTTAAGTGTCGGAGAGAATCCTCTTGTTGCAAAAACATCCTCAAAATTCAGAGTTTTTGCCGATAATTACAGAGCCTATAACGGATTTGCCTGGTACGGAGGTTATGCCGGCACATTTTCAAATGACGGAAATAATGTAAACAGAAGAGGTATAGAACTTCGTGTCGGAACAGACGACGGCAGCGGAACAAATTATCAAATAGTTTTTTATGACGGAAACGGCACCTATCAAGGAGCAATAACTTCCAGTGGCGGAATAGTTTCTTATGGAGCAAAATCTGCAAACAACAATAATAAAACCATTAAAAATTTTAATAAAAATGCCATTACAATTATAAACAAAATTGATGTCATTGAATTTAAACCTTCAAAAGAATCCGGTAAAATCATTACAGGATTTTTAGGAAAAGATTTATTAAAATTAATTCCTGAATCTACTTTTTACGATGAAGAAAATGATGAGTACATAACAGATAAAAGTGCATTAGTTCCTATATTGACAAAAGCAATTCAAGAACAAAACCAAAAAATTGAATATTTAGAAAAACAAATAAAAGAACTAAGAGAATTAATTAAAAAGAAATAATATTAAAACACTCTTTTAACCCCATTAATTAAACAATTTTGTTTTTGTGAAGATAAAATAATAAGCGATTACTTATATTTGACACACTACAATTTTTTATTTCCTAAAAAACAGTATTTTTGCAGATTGAGTATTTTCAGCATTATTAAATTATCAGAGTGAAGAACATTAGGAATTTTTGTATTATAGCCCATATAGACCACGGTAAAAGCACCTTGGCTGATCGACTTTTAGAAATAACCGAAACCGTTTCCGAAAAAGACTTGCAAGCACAAGTTCTGGACGATATGGACTTAGAAAGGGAACGAGGTATTACCATTAAAAGTCATGCTATTCAAATGGACTATGAATTTGAAGGCGAACAGTACAAATTAAATCTTATTGACACCCCCGGACATGTAGATTTTTCTTATGAAGTTTCTCGCTCAATTGCTGCTTGCGAAGGTGCTCTTCTAATTGTTGATGCTACACAAGGAATTCAAGCACAAACAATTTCAAACCTATATCTTGCAATAGATAATGATTTGGAAGTAATTCCCGTTTTGAATAAAATGGATATGGATACTGCCATGCCCGAAGAAGTTAAAGAACAAATCGTTGAACTTCTCGGCGGAAAGATTGAAGATATAATCGAAGCCAGCGGAAAAACCGGAATGGGTGTTAATGAAATATTAAAAAGAGTTATTAACGATATCCCGTCCCCGGAAGGAAACACGGAAGCACCGCTTCAAGCAATGATTTTTGATTCGGTATATAATTCTTACAGAGGAATTATTGCATATATTAAAGTTGTTAACGGAACTATTAACAAAGGGGACCACGTTAAATTCGTTAATACCGAAAAAGAATATTATGCCGATGAAATCGGAGTATTAAAATTAAAACAAGAAAGTAAAAAAATATTACAAGCAGGTGATGTAGGTTATATTATCTCCGGAATTAAACAATCCAAAGAAGTAAAAGTAGGAGATACTGTAACAACTGTCGATAATCCCTGTGATGCTGCAATTGAAGGTTTTGAAGAAGTAAAACCTATGGTTTATGCCGGTATTTATCCTATTGACACTGAAGATTACGAAGACCTCAGGTATTCTATTGAAAAGCTGCAACTGAATGATGCTTCTTTGACTTTTGAACCTGAATCTTCATTAGCCCTCGGTTTCGGTTTTCGGTGCGGATTTCTCGGAATGTTACACATGGAAATTGTTCAGGAACGACTCGAAAGAGAATTTAATATGAATGTTATTACAACTGTTCCCAATGTTTCTTATATCGTAAAAACAAAAAAAGGCGAAACAATTGAAGTTCATAATCCGTCAGGCTTACCCGAACCCGGTATAATTGAAGAAATTCTTGAGCCCTTTATTGATGCTCAAATAATAACTCAAACTGATTATTACGGACAAGTTATGAAGTTGTGTCTGGACAAAAGAGGAGAACTTAAAAAAGAGCATTACCTATCTTCCGACAGAGCAGAACTTTCTTTTGATTTACCTCTTGCCGAAATTGTTTTCGACTTCTACGACAAACTCAAAAGCATCTCAAAAGGCTATGCTTCATTTGATTACCAATTGTCAGATTACCGAAAAGCAAAACTTGTAAAACTTGATATATTAGTGAACGGAGAACGTGTTGATGCTCTTTCATCTTTAATACATGAAGATAATGCATACAGAATGGGCAGAAGAATGACTGATAAATTATGCGATTTAATTCCGAGGCATCAATTTGCCGTTCCTATTCAAGCCGCAATCGGTTCAAAAATTATTGCACGCTCAACTATTAAAGCCTTAAGAAAAGATGTTACGGCAAAATGCTACGGCGGAGATATTACACGAAAACGAAAACTCTTAGAGAAACAAAAAAAAGGTAAAAAACGAATGAAACAAATCGGAAATGTTGAAATTCCGCAAAATGCTTTTATGGCTGTTTTGAAATTGGATTAATTGTATTTTACAAAATTATTAATA encodes the following:
- the lepA gene encoding translation elongation factor 4 produces the protein MKNIRNFCIIAHIDHGKSTLADRLLEITETVSEKDLQAQVLDDMDLERERGITIKSHAIQMDYEFEGEQYKLNLIDTPGHVDFSYEVSRSIAACEGALLIVDATQGIQAQTISNLYLAIDNDLEVIPVLNKMDMDTAMPEEVKEQIVELLGGKIEDIIEASGKTGMGVNEILKRVINDIPSPEGNTEAPLQAMIFDSVYNSYRGIIAYIKVVNGTINKGDHVKFVNTEKEYYADEIGVLKLKQESKKILQAGDVGYIISGIKQSKEVKVGDTVTTVDNPCDAAIEGFEEVKPMVYAGIYPIDTEDYEDLRYSIEKLQLNDASLTFEPESSLALGFGFRCGFLGMLHMEIVQERLEREFNMNVITTVPNVSYIVKTKKGETIEVHNPSGLPEPGIIEEILEPFIDAQIITQTDYYGQVMKLCLDKRGELKKEHYLSSDRAELSFDLPLAEIVFDFYDKLKSISKGYASFDYQLSDYRKAKLVKLDILVNGERVDALSSLIHEDNAYRMGRRMTDKLCDLIPRHQFAVPIQAAIGSKIIARSTIKALRKDVTAKCYGGDITRKRKLLEKQKKGKKRMKQIGNVEIPQNAFMAVLKLD